Proteins encoded in a region of the Raphanus sativus cultivar WK10039 chromosome 8, ASM80110v3, whole genome shotgun sequence genome:
- the LOC130498563 gene encoding LOW QUALITY PROTEIN: probable alkaline/neutral invertase B (The sequence of the model RefSeq protein was modified relative to this genomic sequence to represent the inferred CDS: deleted 1 base in 1 codon), producing MVGEAWDALRRSMVYFRGQPVGTIAAVDNSEEKLNYDQVFVRDFVPSALAFLMNGEPDIVKNFLLKTLRLQSWEKKIDRFQLGEGVMPASFKVFHDPVRNHETLIADFGESAIGRVAPVDSGFWWIILLRAYTKSTGDSSLADMPECQKGIRLILSLCLSEGFDTFPTLLCADGCCMIDRRMGVYGYPIEIQALFFMALRCALLLLKHEGEGKEMVEQIVKRLHALSYHMRSYFWLDLKQLNDIYRYKTEEYSHTAVNKFNVIPDSLPEWVFDFMPPQGGFFIGNVSPARMDFRWFALGNCIAILSSLATPEQSTAIMDLIEARWEELVGEMPLKVCYPAIESHEWKIVTGCDPKNTRWSYHNGGSWPVLLWLLTAAVYQTGRPQIARRAIEVAEARLHKDNWPEYYDGTVGRYVGKQARKCQTWSIAGYLVAKMMLEDPSHVGMVALEEDKQMKPVMRRSNSWTC from the exons GTGTTTGTGAGAGACTTTGTACCAAGTGCTTTAGCGTTCTTGATGAACGGAGAGCCGGATATAGTGAAGAACTTCCTTTTGAAGACTCTTCGTCTACAGTCATGGGAGAAAAAGATTGATAGGTTCCAGCTTGGCGAAGGAGTTATGCCTGCTAGCTTCAAAGTCTTTCATGATCCTGTTAGAAACCATGAGACGTTGATAGCTGATTTTGGCGAGAGCGCGATTGGGAGAGTGGCGCCGGTTGATTCTGGATTCTGGTGGATTATTCTGCTCAGAGCATACACCAAATCTActggagactcttctcttgctGACATGCCTGAATGCCAGAAGGGTATACGGTTGATATTAAGCCTG TGTCTCTCTGAGGGGTTTGATACCTTTCCCACTCTCTTGTGCGCTGATGGTTGCTGTATGATTGATCGTAGGATG gGAGTTTATGGTTACCCGATAGAGATTCAAGCCCTTTTCTTCATGGCCTTAAGGTGTGCTCTCCTCCTACTCAAACATGAAGGAGAAGGTAAAGAGATGGTGGAACAGATAGTGAAGCGACTTCATGCATTGAGCTACCACATGAGGAGCTACTTTTGGCTTGACTTGAAGCAGCTTAATGACATTTACCGATACAAGACAGAGGAGTACTCTCACACTGCTGTCAACAAGTTCAACGTGATCCCGGACTCTCTTCCAGAATGGGTTTTCGACTTCATGCCGCCTCAGGGAGGGTTCTTCATCGGCAATGTTAGCCCAGCAAGAATGGATTTCCGTTGGTTTGCTCTTGGCAATTGTATAGCGATACTGTCTTCCTTGGCTACTCCTGAGCAGTCGACCGCAATTATGGATCTCATTGAAGCTCGCTGGGAAGAACTGGTCGGAGAAATGCCGCTCAAAGTTTGCTACCCTGCAATAGAAAGCCATGAATGGAAGATAGTGACTGGCTGTGACCCCAAAAACACTCGATGGAGCTACCACAATGGAGGGTCCTGGCCAG TGTTGCTTTGGCTACTGACGGCTGCTGTGTATCAAACGGGTCGACCTCAAATAGCAAGACGAGCGATTGAAGTGGCGGAAGCTAGGCTTCATAAAGACAACTGGCCTGAATACTATGATGGAACGGTAGGGAGATACGTGGGGAAACAAGCGCGTAAATGCCAGACTTGGTCAATCGCTGGATACTTAGTGGCCAAGATGATGCTTGAAGATCCGTCACATGTCGGTATGGTTGCTCTCGAGGAAGATAAACAAATGAAACCTGTTATGAGAAGATCCAACTCCTGGACTTGTTGA
- the LOC130499136 gene encoding type III polyketide synthase B-like, translating into MGSIDATELGLEKKPNPGKATILAIGKAFPQQLVMQEYLVDGYFKTTNCDDPELKQKLTRLCKTTTVRTRYVVMSEEILTKYPELAIEGGSTVKQRLNICNDAVTEMAVEASRVCIKNWGRSISDITHLVYVSSSEARLPGGDLYLAKGLGLSPETHRVLLYFVGCSGGVAGLRVAKDIAENNPGSRVLLATSETTIIGFKPPSADRPYDLVGVALFGDGAGAMIIGSDPDPIHEKPLFELHTAIQNFLPDTEKTIDGKLTEQGINFTLSRELPQIIEDNVEGFCKRLIGKAGLANKDYNQMFWAVHPGGPAILNRMEKRLNLSPEKLSPSRRALMDYGNASSNSIVYVLEYMLEESRKARNMNEGGNEWGLILAFGPGVTFEGIVARNLDV; encoded by the exons aTGGGAAGCATCGATGCAACAGAGTTGGGTTTAGAGAAGAAACCAAATCCGGGGAAGGCTACAATTCTTGCAATTGGAAAAGCCTTTCCTCAGCAGCTAGTAATGCAAGAATACTTGGTTGATGGCTACTTTAAAACTACTAATTGTGATGACCCTGAACTCAAACAGAAGCTTACTCGTCTCT GCAAGACAACGACTGTGAGGACAAGGTATGTTGTCATGTCAGAGGAGATACTAACAAAGTATCCAGAACTAGCCATTGAAGGAGGATCCACCGTGAAGCAGCGTCTAAACATATGCAACGACGCTGTAACCGAAATGGCAGTGGAGGCTTCTAGAGTCTGCATCAAGAACTGGGGCCGTTCTATTTCCGACATAACTCACCTTGTTTATGTCTCTTCAAGCGAAGCTCGTCTCCCTGGTGGCGACCTCTACTTAGCCAAAGGCCTTGGTCTCAGCCCCGAGACACACCGTGTCCTGCTCTACTTCGTGGGATGCTCTGGTGGCGTTGCCGGTCTCCGTGTAGCGAAAGACATAGCCGAGAACAATCCGGGGAGTAGAGTCTTGCTCGCCACCTCTGAGACGACCATCATTGGGTTCAAACCTCCGAGTGCTGATAGACCGTATGATCTTGTTGGTGTCGCATTGTTTGGTGATGGAGCCGGAGCTATGATCATTGGATCCGATCCAGACCCGATTCATGAGAAGCCTCTCTTTGAGCTCCACACAGCAATTCAGAACTTCCTTCCTG ACACGGAGAAGACGATAGATGGGAAGCTAACGGAACAAGGGATAAACTTCACGCTGTCTAGAGAGCTTCCACAGATAATAGAAGACAACGTGGAGGGTTTCTGCAAGAGACTAATAGGAAAAGCAGGACTGGCTAATAAAGACTATAACCAAATGTTCTGGGCAGTTCATCCAGGTGGACCCGCCATCTTGAACCGAATGGAAAAGCGGCTTAACCTGTCTCCTGAGAAGCTGAGTCCAAGCAGGAGAGCTCTCATGGACTATGGCAACGCAAGTAGCAACTCGATCGTTTATGTGTTGGAGTATATGTTGGAGGAGAGCAGGAAAGCCAGGAACATGAATGAAGGTGGAAACGAGTGGGGTCTGATTCTTGCTTTTGGACCTGGTGTTACATTTGAAGGCATCGTTGCTCGAAACCTTGACGTTTGA
- the LOC108823049 gene encoding LOW QUALITY PROTEIN: probable alkaline/neutral invertase B (The sequence of the model RefSeq protein was modified relative to this genomic sequence to represent the inferred CDS: deleted 1 base in 1 codon) codes for MSTSNHVNGDAKTAADNTSDDFDDIDFSKLLLEKPRPLNIERLRSLEERSLTEMSTSPPPQLRYNADNASSRVVQDCVVVSPSVGFNTPRSLAGFESHPMVGEAWDALRRSMVYFRGQPVGTIAAVDNSEEKLNYDQVFVRDFVPSALAFLMNGEPDIVKNFLLKTLRLQSWEKKIDRFQLGEGVMPASFKVFHDPVRNHETLIADFGESAIGRVAPVDSGFWWIILLRAYTKSTGDSSLADMPECQKGIRLILSLCLSEGFDTFPTLLCADGCCMIDRRMGVYGYPIEIQALFFMALRCALLLLKHEGEGKEMVEQIVKRLHALSYHMRSYFWLDLKQLNDIYRYKTEEYSHTAVNKFNVIPDSLPEWVFDFMPPQGGFFIGNVSPARMDFRWFALGNCIAILSSLATPEQSTAIMDLIEARWEELVGEMPLKVCYPAIESHEWKIVTGCDPKNTRWSYHNGGSWPVLLWLLTAACIKTGRPQIARRAIEVAEARLHKDNWPEYYDGTVGRYVGKQARKCQTWSIAGYLVAKMMLEDPSHVGMVALEEDKQMKPVMRRSNSWTC; via the exons ATGTCGACTTCTAATCACGTGAACGGCGACGCCAAGACTGCTGCTGATAATACATCGGACGAT TTTGATGACATTGATTTCTCCAAGCTGCTGCTAGAGAAGCCAAGGCCGTTGAATATCGAAAGACTGAGATCACTTGAAGAAAGGTCTCTTACTGAAATGTCCACCTCACCACCACCACAGCTTCGATACAACGCGGATAATGCTTCTTCTCGAGTCGTCCAAGATTGTGTGGTTGTTTCACCTAGCGTTGGATTCAATACCCCTCGGTCACTGGCGGGATTCGAGTCTCATCCTATGGTGGGAGAGGCCTGGGACGCTTTGAGAAGGTCTATGGTGTACTTCCGTGGACAGCCTGTTGGGACAATCGCTGCGGTGGATAACTCTGAGGAAAAGCTCAACTATGATCAG GTGTTTGTGAGAGACTTTGTACCAAGTGCTTTAGCGTTCTTGATGAACGGAGAGCCGGATATAGTGAAGAACTTCCTTTTGAAGACTCTTCGTCTACAGTCATGGGAGAAAAAGATTGATAGGTTCCAGCTTGGCGAAGGAGTTATGCCTGCTAGCTTCAAAGTCTTTCATGATCCTGTTAGAAACCATGAGACGTTGATAGCTGATTTTGGCGAGAGCGCGATTGGGAGAGTGGCGCCGGTTGATTCTGGATTCTGGTGGATTATTCTGCTCAGAGCATACACCAAATCTActggagactcttctcttgctGACATGCCTGAATGCCAGAAGGGTATACGGTTGATATTAAGCCTGTGTCTCTCTGAGGGGTTTGATACCTTTCCCACTCTCTTGTGCGCTGATGGTTGCTGTATGATTGATCGTAGGATG gGAGTTTATGGTTACCCGATAGAGATTCAAGCCCTTTTCTTCATGGCCTTAAGGTGTGCTCTCCTCCTACTCAAACATGAAGGAGAAGGTAAAGAGATGGTGGAACAGATAGTGAAGCGACTTCATGCATTGAGCTACCACATGAGGAGCTACTTTTGGCTTGACTTGAAGCAGCTTAATGACATTTACCGATACAAGACAGAGGAGTACTCTCACACTGCTGTCAACAAGTTCAACGTGATCCCGGACTCTCTTCCAGAATGGGTTTTCGACTTCATGCCGCCTCAGGGAGGGTTCTTCATCGGCAATGTTAGCCCAGCAAGAATGGATTTCCGTTGGTTTGCTCTTGGCAATTGTATAGCGATACTGTCTTCCTTGGCTACTCCTGAGCAGTCGACCGCAATTATGGATCTCATTGAAGCTCGCTGGGAAGAACTGGTCGGAGAAATGCCGCTCAAAGTTTGCTACCCTGCAATAGAAAGCCATGAATGGAAGATAGTGACTGGCTGTGACCCCAAAAACACTCGATGGAGCTACCACAATGGAGGGTCCTGGCCAG TGTTGCTTTGGCTACTGACGGCTGCTTGTATCAAAACGGGTCGACCTCAAATAGCAAGACGAGCGATTGAAGTGGCGGAAGCTAGGCTTCATAAAGACAACTGGCCTGAATACTATGATGGAACGGTAGGGAGATACGTGGGGAAACAAGCGCGTAAATGCCAGACTTGGTCAATCGCTGGATACTTAGTGGCCAAGATGATGCTTGAAGATCCGTCACATGTCGGTATGGTTGCTCTCGAGGAAGATAAACAAATGAAACCTGTTATGAGAAGATCCAACTCCTGGACTTGTTGA
- the LOC108821636 gene encoding auxin-induced protein 15A-like, whose protein sequence is MGIQLTGLSHAKQKLQRSLSAKISSLLAMSGTNNVPKGHVAVYVWDTYQRKRFVIPISYLNHPLLQGLLNLAEEEFGFDHSMGGLTIPCTEDYFTSLASFLSGS, encoded by the coding sequence ATGGGTATTCAATTGACTGGACTATCTCACGCCAAGCAAAAGCTTCAAAGAAGCTTATCAGCAAAAATCTCAAGCCTCTTGGCCATGTCGGGTACAAATAATGTCCCAAAGGGTCATGTAGCCGTCTACGTGTGGGATACTTACCAAAGGAAGAGATTCGTCATACCTATATCATATTTAAACCATCCATTGCTCCAAGGTTTGTTGAACCTCGCAGAAGAAGAGTTCGGGTTTGACCATTCCATGGGAGGTTTAACCATCCCTTGCACTGAAGATTACTTCACTTCTCTAGCTTCTTTTCTAAGTGGTTCATAA
- the LOC130499137 gene encoding 5'-methylthioadenosine/S-adenosylhomocysteine nucleosidase: MAAHADDRISNASMENLTRQVEKRPISTIVFIVAMQKEAQPLIERLRLVKDVNSPFPKEVAWVLFKGIYKELNINIVCPGKDSALGVDSVCTVPASLVTYASIQALQPDLIINAGTAGGFKAKGASICDVYIVSSSAFHDRRIPVPVLDLYGVGMRKAFPTPNLIKELNLKVGRLSTGDSMDMSPHDKESITANDATVKDMEGAAVAYVADIFKVPTILIKGVTDIVDGNRPTSEEFLENLAAVTAKLDESITKVIDFISGKCLSDL, translated from the exons ATGGCTGCTCACGCCGACGACCGAATCTCAAACGCTTCCATGGAAAATCTCACGCGGCAGGTAGAGAAACGGCCGATCTCAACCATCGTCTTCATCGTCG CTATGCAAAAGGAAGCTCAGCCTCTTATCGAAAGGCTCCGCCTTGTCAAAGACGTTAACTCCCC gtTTCCAAAAGAGGTGGCTTGGGTTCTGTTTAAAGGAATATATAAAGAGCTGAACATTAATATAGTGTGCCCAGGAAAAGATTCAGCTCTTG GAGTTGATAGTGTATGCACGGTTCCTGCATCTCTCGTGACGTATGCATCTATCCAAGCGTTACAGCCGGACCTAATCATTAATGCTGGAACCGCTGGTGGGTTTAAG GCCAAAGGAGCAAGTATTTGCGATGTTTATATTGTCTCTAGCTCTGCTTTCCATGACAGAAGGATACCTGTTCCT GTCCTTGATCTATATGGTGTTGGTATGCGGAAAGCCTTCCCTACTCCCAACCTTATTAAGGAGCTGAACCTAAAG GTGGGAAGATTATCCACTGGTGATTCTATGGATATGTCTCCACATGACAAAGAATCCATCACAGCAAATGATGCTACAGTTAAAGACATGGAG GGAGCAGCAGTGGCCTATGTGGCTGATATTTTTAAGGTTCCTACGATTTTAATAAAAGGAGTAACTGATATTGTGGACGGAAATAGACCAACCTCAGAGGAGTTTTTGGAGAATTTAGCTGCAGTCACTGCCAAGCTTGATGAGTCCATTACCAAAGTGATTGACTTCATCAGTGGAAAGTGTCTTTCAGACCTCTGA